The stretch of DNA GATCCGTGAGAAGATCCAAGCTTCAATCTTTTCCAGGGCAGATATAAATGTATGAGGGTCTTTCCAGTCATCAAAGCTTTCATATAAAGCACCTTTATTTCCCTTGCTTGGAGAGGGCTCCTTCCATTTAAGTGGGGATAATTTCCTGTCATATCTCTTCCCACTACCAGGACTTTCAACAGAAGGTCTAGCAGAAAGCGGTAGTTGCTGTTCTGTAAAGGCTTGGCTGATGATGGCTCTCAGTACAACAGAATTTGACAACCAAAAGGTCAACCTGTGCTTGGGGAGTGTGGAAAAGTAAATAAACCCTGCTGAATAATTCTGAAAACTTTCTTGAAAGGCAAACATATTTTGACATCATGTTTAAAAAGTATCAGATGCAATAACAAGAATACTAACTCCCTAACATAGGTATAGGTATGTATTGAGACCTAGTTGATCAGATTCTGCGCTCTATTAAACAGTTGGAAGTTTCAACTCTCAACTCCCACCCAGAATAAAAATATAGGCACTGAACTCAAACTGCTATAATGTTTGTGTGGGCGGGCATGCGCacaaagaagagagagagagagagagagcaaaaaatCATTTCTGCAAAGAAGCAAAAAGATTGATGTATTTGGCTCCACAGTAAACTTATCTAGCAGAATCCAACTGGACATTCTATAAGAAAATACATGTATAAATGCCAACCATGTCTTACAAGACTTAAGAAAAGCCAGGGCCTAAAGTACCTTGGAACATCATTTCCACATGCTTTTGCAACCAGAACCAATCCTGAGACAGCACTTCTAGCTGCACTTGCTCTCCTTGATTGGGTATTCTCTTTGCAAGCATGAAGATAGAACCTAGAAAGGCGCCGAGCCGGAGCATGGACCTTATTAGTGGAGCTTCCATGCTCTGCAACAACTGAGTAGAGACCAGCCTCAAGAGCAGCAacttctctcaattctccttcAAGCATCTTTGTTCTCTGTTCCAGTTGCTGGATTCTGACATCAGAAGTGATGTTTCTTGTCTCTTTGGGAGTTTTAGTgtcttttttttcatatgtaacAGAGCCTCGGCCACTTTGAGCATCTCCTGACATACCCTTTCTGACCAACCCATTGCCCCTACCTGAGTCCACAGGTGACCGCACAGACTTCACGTGCTTCAATCTATCACTGTTTACGATATTATTCTTTAATCCAAGATTATCCCCGGCAAATGAATATGCATCATTGCCTGATGGGACTTGCTTTCTTGTGCCATCTTGTGAACCATTCCACAATTCATCTTCTATAGACTGCTGTCCATCGTGCAGCATTGCTGCTCCATTTTCTTGCTCTTCGTTGATGTGTATGTCTTTAACAGAACCATTATGAATAAGATTAGCACCTGGGCCTTCATACTTGGCTTCTGTGCTCCAACTCCAAACCTTGTCACTATCCTCTCCATCAGATTGATGTTCAATGGGGATGGCTAGGCTGTCATCCATCTGGTCATCTGGGACCACTACTTTGGTTAAAGAATTATTCAGTTTGTCCATTTGAGATCCTTGCAGAGTATTGCTGCTAATCTCAGTTTCACCCTTAGCAAACTTTTCAACCTGTACAATATCATCATGGTCTTTATTTGCCATGCTAGTGTCTACCTGTTCCTCTGTACCTTCATAAGATGTAGATGATAATGAAGTTTGAGCACTCTGGGcaacaattttcttttgcatcAATGATAAGCGTCTATCGGGAAGATTAGACAAAGCAGCATGGCCATTTTCTAAGGCCCCCATATCTGAAGATGAGTCTGTTGATGATGAGCAAGATGAACTAGCCTTCAAACTTTCATGTAGTTCGTTCACAGGCTTTGCTTCAAATCCCTGCTTTGATGTTGAGTAATGTTGGTTGTCAGCCTCTCCTGGGCTATGCTTCTACAATTGGAAGACTAACTAGTAATCATATATTCTGAAACTATGAAATTAGTTCAATGGAGAAAAGCTTTCATCACCCAATAGATACAAATTAGGAAAAGTAAAAAAGTATTTACCCTGCTAGTGACTTGTTTATGCAATGCTAATTTACGTCAAATATCAGAGGATGTAAATATAGGCAGAAAAAACGTCACTTTGAATGGCAGAACTAACATGGATATAGCAgccaaattaaaaatgaaaccAATACAAGAACAGAAGTATATGTACCTCTTCTCTGTGTGGGGACAAAATCCCAATTGCCTCAAATGCTGCAGATGAAGCAGCCAAATATGAGTGAGAAGAAACATCATCATCAGCGAGTGAAGCAATCTCAGCTTCCTCAGCATATTCTTCATTCATCAAGGCAGAAACAGATCCACCACCATTTCCCTCCACAGATGCTTCTTTCTGCATGTTGTGTGCTGAGGAGGTGTTTGTGCGAACCTTTTCAATTGAATGAATTTTGATAAACAGAATAGGCTGAGCAGTGCTCCTAAAGCTCCGCTTGGAATTCATTGGCACGCTAGTACTCAAAGTGTCTTTAACAATGCCATAGTCTGCCAAGTCTACAACGGCAGTCCCCAACAACTGACCTTTTGTTGTTTTATCTCTCCGAAGCTCATACAAATTGAACTCGATGCAGTTCTTTTGAAAAGTATCACCATCACCGCTTTTAGCAGGAATTTCCCTTACCAGTGTCACTGGAAGCCTAAAGGACTcgttaaattcaatttttccatCGCCAATACCAGACCCAAGCAAAGGGACAACTGAATTGGTGGAGCCAGAATTCCGTTCACCGTGTTCCCACTGAATTAGCACGGAACGGAGTGTTCTCAGCGACTGAGATGGGGGCCAAGGTTTAACCTCCTGAATATGAATCGTATAATCAAGGTGAACCGTGGGGCTTTTCCATTTCTTTGTCTTTAGTCCCAGAACCATGATTTCAGAAACAAGGGTACTAATTTGTCCACAGAAATTCAACTGCAAAACACCTAAAATCCATAAAGAAAAGGCGTAAGATCAAGAAACTGCAAAAATAGCTAAATCAGAATTCCACAATATCATGGACGAACGAAAATACGCTCCGCTAAAAGCTTTATTAAGAACGAAAACTGGTTTTGCGCGGTGAACTGACATAAATGTGGTTTCAGAAGAACAACAGTGTCATCATACTGATCAGTTGATCAAAACTTCTTaccatttaaaagaaaaaaaaaattcaaaaaaggaACTCGGACATTAAATGAATTCAGGTTCTAAGCCGCTAACCGCTTCATAATCCATGTGCGGTTTTAGTTTCGCAAAACAGCAGTACAATGGAACAttcagagaaagagagataggaagGAATGCAGCCAAACTCTACTGAAAGTAAACTCCAATCTCCATTCTTAAGTTCGATTAAGATTTCGGagcaaacaaaaaagaaaaattgattgtGACATCTCAGCACACCAAAAATGCTGAAATTTGTGGAGGTTGTTCAGCCCTAACACATCAGATCCGAGAATTACCGACAAACTGCGATCAGAAGCAATCAACAAAAGCTCCAACCATCACAAAACCGAACGGATTCGCCCAATGCCAACATCCAAACTCCACTAACAACGAAAAAATTCATGAGATCTTTGCTTAAACAACACCACAAGTGAGAAATGGAACCACTTACTGTGAATATCTCGCTCTGGCTGAAGAATCGGAGGAAATGTGAGACAGAAACCACTCTATCGCCTCGCTCCTCAGTCCAGAAGGGTCTTTAGGGAGAGAATATAATCTGAGCGCAGCGACTCTTAAGAGTCAGTGAGAGACAACCCAGACGGGATGTCTTGCTtataagtaaattaattaattaaacaaaaaaacacaGAATTACATTTAGGTAGAATTTGTCAACTAACATATAAGTTGAAAAaagtataatataaaaaaaattaaataaaaatattttttattatatttattaaatttatctcacAATAGATTAAAAATAAGTTGCATGATTTCTTATTagtcaaaaatcaaataaataaatctattcccttccaaataaatttatttgaaattttataaataagagaaaaatatatatatgcctacTCATCTCATAATGCTCTCAtgtttttttgataataaaaaaaatattttaataaaaaaattcttatctcgatacttattatatgtattttaataaatataaaaaaaattaattctcaatatattttaaataatttaaaaaataatctaataaaaatcttaaagtATTTCTTACTCTTATCTTAATACTTGCTTGTTTTAACatacactaaataaatattgaaagtgtgatatttttatattaatatattatattatatgtttaattaatataaatatataatatattaattcaaaatattacaCAAATGGTTGTAATGAGcattagtgttttttttttttttttgtctattatttattatttgcgTAAATAAAAGGAATAATTGTATGTTTCGCGGGAGCACGCTTTTCTTATTGACGTCTTGTGAGAGAAGCGGGGACCAGTCCCCACGTATGGCGCGTGCGTCACGACCCAACATGATGGAGAAAGTGCGTGCCGAGGAAAGTGGGGGCGTGAGCAGTGAGCAGTTGGTTAGGGCGCGTGGGTTCTGGTGAAACTGGTTTGTTTCATTCGCCGACGTGTTTGGCACTGGACCAAGAAGGCCGCGGCatctttcatttttcaaggcTCCAAGCTTTTCTTTAATGAATAATAATGAGATGAGACTGTGGGAGCGGCTCTCCTTTATATTTtcgtttttttaaaaaaaatctaagtgTTCAGCCTAATCTTAAAGTCGATCGACTTTCTCCTCTAGAAAGTCTTCAAGACAATAAGACGTAgtgataaatttatatatttttaaaaaatatatataattacattttaCTAAATAAGATATTTATGTCTTTATTAAGAGCTAATTTTCAtcattcttaataaaattaagaattttatcACTTGTGTCATGCTTTAGGAGGTAGGAACAGCTCTCTTTTGTATGAATGGGTGATAGGCTTAAGAAGACTTCCATTGAATTGAAATAATTGGATGATCAAAATTGttggtttgatttgatttaagttataatttgtttgatttagtttttaaatttatcattattaattattttatttaatttaatttttatattaaaaattaaaataatcaaatcgatgacaaaaatatattttttgtactttattattttaattttttacgaTTCTTTAGTCagattgatatttttaattttttaatttatttaatttaagaatCTATTCGATctgtttgatttaatttttaacataaattcaatctattcaatttaaataattttatacttaaaCCAACTAAatactcattcagaaaataagACAATTAAAGTAAAACCGTTCCAACATGAAGTAAAATTGGGAGGAAGTGGAAGAGTTTAACAATGGCCGAGCTTCAACTCCAagcaaaaacaataataataataatgttaaccTCTAAAGAGTAGAGAGGAAGGTGACATGTCCTCTTCGAGTCGATGGAATGGAAGCAGACGACCATTGTTGGCGGAGCAATATGTATTTGGAAGTTCCAACGTCACATCTCACAGCAGCACCAACACCACCAGCCACTAGAtgtcctcttttttttttttttttttatcgtttATATACTTAGTCTTGACTAGGCTACCTAAAAAGTCAAAATTACTAATTTGCccttaaaaatcaattattctCCTGTTATTAGGgatttttattgttaaatacTAAGATATCGTTCGTTAAAATtagtaagataaaattgtattattatgtttttcaaatcaaaatataaaatgataaaaataagattgataagtatttcaattttttttttaaactgtttgttaaattctttgaaaTGTATTAAGGGATATatggattctttttttttttttcttatctatagattttaagataaatttatttaaataattttagataagaagtcacgttaGTTCTTTTAAagattgttaaataaattaataaatataataaaaaaaatactttcatttgaaatacttttcatatttcacTTTTTTCAATCATTATCTTAATTTAATAAACACTACCTAAGAAGATGACATGATACCTTTCAGTCAATCCATAtttgaaagataaaaattataaaatttattttttgaatctttattttgAAGAATTCAACCCCTATAGTAAGATTTGAGATATTTGAATCTGAAAACCTAAAAATAACTCTACAAATTCTGACTTATGTCACTAGCTCAAAATATCCAAGTTCAGGAAtcttagaaatttaattttgaattcccAGCTTACTTCACTTATAAAGAATTCAAACCAAATGCTATCTTTATTTAGTTTGATGGATTCGTCACCAATTCGACATAACTAAATTTATCCAATCCGACAAATTCTCCATTAGTCcaagataatttcaaatatcccgacttattttgtttttataaagaTTAAGACTCCCCATAAGTAAAGGAGCAAATTCTTCCTGCTTATTACACACATTCATTGTTCATTCATATGTTATACAAAGAGAGCCAATCCCATCCTTTTTGTCAAATAACATAATCAACTACTATTCAACTTTAAGCTGTGGAAACAACCAAAGAAATAACATCGAGCCAGAACCATAATCTCAAATACCATCATTTGGTCTAAATCAACTACTATTCAACTTTAAGCTGTGGAAACAACCAAAGAAATTCTCCAACTGGTCAGACAATTGGGAAGCTGCCCTTTGTATATGAAGTGAAGTGTATATAGGTAGAGAGGCTCTGATCGATCTAAAATCTCTCCTGTGTTTAAGcagaaaaagaataataaaagaagaaaaggatatTTACAACTCTACAGAAGATGCAATGCTTTCATAGACACTATAGCCATTTGCAAGTAGCTCTGCTTTCTTGTCAAGATGACGGAAGGCGATTGCACAGTTGCAGCTGCGAAGCCGTGAGACTATGACTGCGACGCAGCATCGGATTTCTGATCGGCATCTGCCACGGCCTGGACCTGAGCTGCGTACTGCAAGTTCCAGAGGACATCCTCGAAGGAGGGTCGGGTGGATGATTCGGGGGATATGCATTTGTTGGTGAGGGATATCACGATGGATAAGGACTCTTGGGTTGAGGTGGTTAACACAATTGGATCCACAATTCGTCTGCGACCATCCTGGCTGCTAAACGATGTCTGTCACATGTCAAACCAAGACTTGATTAACCAAtcatatagaagaagaagaagaagaagaagaagaagaagaagaagcaacttTAGATAGCATCAGAGATTCAGGGTACCATTTCATTTAGCAAAAATGCTTCTCCTTTTCCACTCACTATAGGCCCCACTAGTGATTCAAGTATTATAAAGCCAAATTTGTAAACATCATCCTCCAACTTTGTCATGTGCCTGCAGCAATGGAGGTTACACAGTCAATTCTTGCAAATAGTCATCGAAACTATAATGCAAGCGGCCATGTTCTTAATTTCTGTGGCAGCAGTTTCTCAGGAAAGGATCGTGAAAGTGAGCTTTGCTGTCACCAATCTAACGATTCTTGATTCTATTTGGCTTTCCTCCCAAAGAGGAGTTTATTCAGAAGAGCTCTTACCATGATTTTTGGCTGTCTCCCTTTccctagaagaagaaaagacGGAAATCATGTCAGAAATGCTTCATGAAACCGACAAATGATTGCAAAAACATCAGGGTACCTCAAGTTTCTCGAAGTCCTCTGTGATGATAGACATTCCATAATCACTCAGCTTTGCAATTCGATGCTCATCGAGCAATATGTTATTCGTTTTTAATCGGTTGCTGAAGGTGGCTGGTATTACCCCAGCATGCAGGAAGTGCACTGCCTTGGCAATACCGATTAAAACAGCCAATCTGTCTGGCCAAGCAAGTAACTTGTCTGGAGAATCCTCTGTAAATTTGGGCACAAATTCAGTTAGAACCCTACAGCCTCAAATACAGACAGGGTATGTGCATGGTGGATTGAAAAACCAATAGATTTGACCGGTATATAATTGTTTCCACATAAATACAGGAAGTGCATGTATACAGGCTTCTTTGACACACTGTTTCAATCCATCTCGAGGTCAAACATTAAAGCAATCAAAAGTTCAGGTCAATACATTCACCATCTAATCCTTCATTATAGAAgcattcctttctctctctcttctgctGGAGGGGGCTGGCTCCAGGATAAATAGCCATACAAAAAGAAGTTACAAGAGCAGGCTGGGGATGCTTTCATGTGTTTGATCCACAAATGGTGAGAGGGCGTGTCTAGGGCTCAACCAGCTTACATCTAGTCGAGAGCTTTAAAGCTTTCAAAAACATCTATTTTACCACCATAATTTTCTCCTCATGTATTACACATAAATGCATGCATATACTCATGTAAGAGAACTAAATGTATAACCTCATCGCGTACACTGACCTGAGAGATGACTGCGAAAATCCCCATTGGGCACATATTCATATATAAGGAAGACTCTGTTAACAGTAGTCTCGTCCTGTCCACCGCCATCATCAATGCAATGACCCAGAAGACCAACCAGATGTGGGTGCCGAAGCTTTGAAAGCAAATCTAACCGAAACTTAAGGTTCCGAACTGAGTACTTTCTGAAGAGAGCCAGAGATCGTATGGTAACACAAGTGCCGTTCTCCAATGTTCCTTTATAAAGctgaaacaaataaaatagcATGTTAAGGAGCTGCCTTGGCACTAATTTAAATCTTAGTTCGTCAACATTTGAACTGCATAATTATAATATGCATCGTCTCAACGATGAAACAAAAGCAATAGGAGGGTTCTGCCGTCTACCAAGTTCTCACTTCCCAACAGAACCACTGCACCATAACATACCATTTCTATCTGTAAATCTTTACCTTGTTCTCTTTCCATCAAAATGGGAGAGCACTATGTTCCCTCCCCTACCCAACCAAAAATCTGAACCACCAAGGAATAGGTTTAATTAACAGAAAAGATTAACACTATTAACCTTCAAATGATGAGCAGCATTTTTCACGCTGTAGATCAGAGGAGCAACAATCATTATATAATGACTACAACCAGAAAAGCAGTTCATAAGATCATATTTCATAATAGAGTTGCAAAATCCACCTAGAATGTTTTCTTctatctcttctcttccatcCCTTATCCACATcaattcatttcaaaatattcaaTTGCACGCACGATATCATTTAGAATCCAATACTTAACCccaaaaaacaacaaacaaagaagaagaattctGTCATAATCATCCAGTTAGGTTATTCAAGAAGTACCTTCCCTAGAGAACCTTCACCCAGAAACATTGACTTGTTGAAAATATCCGTGGCTGCTTCTAACTCTTCTAGTGTATACAACCTGTATGCTGGAGCACCCTGTGTCCCAAGTTTAGCTGCTTGAGATATGAATCCTGACACAAATGAAAGTTTGAATTTGGCTTTCGGTGGTGAGCAATCTGAACTCATTTCCATAAAGCACGAAAAATCTGGTATTTTgaaacatcatcatcatcattacaaCTAACTAGAGAGAGTAAATAATATACTTACTGGCATTTGCAAGGAGTTCAGAGGATATCCCTGCTGGTGAAGTTTCCAGTGGAACCTTTGGCAATGAATGCTGCTCCAATGTTTCACGGGAACGGTATCTTCTACACAAAATAACAAGCCCAATGGCCGCCAGTACTATAAGTATTGCACCTCCAATAACACCAATTAATACCCCTATTTTGTTCCACTTTGACCTTTTCCTATCGATGCCAACTTCTCTGCAGTACGAATCTGAATGCCGATGTTGAAGATCAGTGGACAAGCAATTACCACCATACTTAACAACTCTATCATCCAAACTACTATTCAAGCAAGAAGGAAGTGCACCCCTCAATCTGTTAGCAGAAATATCAACAAAACCAAGCTTGGCCGCGCAACTCAGATCATTGGGAAGTGCTCCACCCAGCATGTTCGTTGCtagattcaaataattaatgtttGGCAAGGAGAACAATGCAGAAGGCGGCGTTCCACTCAAATGATTGAATGACAGATCAAGGTGTTGAATTTGGCTTAGCTTTCCAATTTCTCCGGGAATCTTACCAGAAAATGAATTATTGCTCAGAAGAGCTGTAATCAGTCCTTTGGGCATTAGAGGTAGTTCAGAATCAAAATGGTTCTCTCTCAAATCCAATAAATGTAGACTAGTTAAGGCATTCAAATCCGGCAATTTCCCCGAAAGCTTATTGTGTGCCAAAGCAAGATCGGTGAGGGTTAGAATTCTGCATATTGAAGAAGGAAATTGACCCTTCAACCGGTTGTTCTTTAAGCTCAGAACATTGAGATTTGATAAAGAATCCAACCAACCAGGGACTGTATCAGTGAAGAAATTGTCATCCAATGTTAAGCTTTGAAGCTTCCCAAGTCTAGATAACTGAGGCGGTATGGTaccaaaaatgaaatttgaacGCATGTCCAAAAGTTCAAGTGAAGATAAGCGATGAATTTTATCAGGAAGCGGCCCCCAAATACccagagagactagactaagaacCCTTAAATTAGTTAACCTTGTCAGTGTAGTTACAAACGAATCAATCGAGAAACTCTCAGATAATGTCTGGTTGGGAACTGCAAATCCATTGAATTCACTAACCTTGGCAAGCTTATCTCCCATGATTTTGAGTTCAGAAACAGAACCGTCGTGGCACCTTATGCTCATGTGCAGGGTGGAAGAAACGTTACACAAATCGCCGCCGTAATTTTCCCAAATTTGTAGAGCAAATGGATTCTCCAAATGCTTCCTTAACTGGAGAAGGACTTGAGTTTGAGAGGTTTGTAATTGATGGGTATTCGAAACAAATAAGACCCACAAAAGAAACGCTCCAGCGAACCAGTTCTGAAACCCCATTTCAGACGAGTTCCGAGTTCAGGACCAGAGATTTCACGAAGCGGAAAGAACCCTAGAAAGAATGTAATTTTGGAGTTcagaagggaaagaaagaaacagagtCGAGAAACATGCCTCACTTTCAAAATGGAGAGATTTCTAAAGAAACAGGACGAACCCAAGAAAGATTTATCTAACTTTCAGGTCTAGCCGAGAAACCGTTCGTAGTGTAGGCCTCAATGTAGAGCAAATGAACTCATTGCAAACTTTCCAATTTAAAGAACCCACCAAGCATGTAAAAGCAAAAAATACGCGAAGAATTAGGGAACCCACATGAGAAGCTTGAAGATTCAACACTACAACGTACTCGGCGCCCGGGATTTTCAGATTTCGCGAGAAATCCGGACATTAAGACAATGTAGAGAAGAGTTACCATGATGGTGGTGGGGTGAAGATTAAGAATTGAAGGAAGTAGTAAGCCATTAAGAAGGTGGATAGAGAAGGCAGAAAGGGACGCAGAGAAGGCATTTACTGGCAGTACGAACAAGGAAGAAggtcaagaagaaggagataACAATGGGGAGGCGGCTGCCATTAATGGGGTCGGTTTCAGAGTGGCAGAGAAACGACAAATGGGGTAGAGGGTTCGTGCCTAGTGTGAGAGGTGACTATGGGTCATTCATGAGACCACCATAAAAGTGGATTGGAAACAGAGActagaaaagagaagaagaagagaagagaacagaaaagagagagagagagagagagagccggaAGTTTTGTTTGTTAtagcttttattattatttgacgGGTGAAAACGACGAGACTCCCAACAGTGGGAGATCACGTTCttgttttcttaattattattttaagattaataattaaataataataaatatattttatttttatataagatgtatatttttaatatttacatattttttagctaataataaatgtattgtattttaaattattttattaaataataaaattattaaaattttatttaaacacttaattttAATACTCAAAtgtattgtatatttatattaatataccACACAAAATAATACAGGAGCATCACttcaaatgtcaaattttagtatttaaataatatttttataaaattatttagatattaaaaataaaatacatttaatacattttgttcaagaataatttatatttattgaggGAAATccttcaaaataatataaatagttCATTGCACACgtttaaaaatttagattatcatAAGTCGTGAATTTGaatctatttttatatgaaattgtGATAAtctgtatttattttgaatgatcAGATTCACAAACTTTGATTTGTCAATTACCTATTCACATATATTAGGTTGAAGAaaagataattataattttaaagaaGAGTGGAACATACAAAgatgtttaaatttttcataattaaggGACACAAATGAAACATCTCAagttaataaatatatgtaaattcatttttaataaaaaaattgtgaattttatcaattaataaaaatgatacacattatttaaaaataaaatacaatgaTTGAATCTGAATCATTGTTCTTAAGTTCAAACATAAATGGGTTATTTGTGATAATAATTACATGGGAATGTCTTATTTgggtaatataataataattgtgaGAATCCCCGACAAAACCAACGACAGCCGCCGATGATTCCACGATGATTACGAGAGCGCATCACGTGGCGATTTGAACTGAGGTGCCGCTACTTTCTTAtgaatttaccaaaatacccctgtTGGCCGTTGGCTTATAATACTTGACGCTtttaggaaagaaaaagaaaaaagggaataaaaaaaaaaaagggagaaaactAACCGTAGAAGCACGGAGGATAAGGCGAAAAGGATTGGGCAGTGTTGGAAATTGGGCTTGTTATTGATATGGTGCCCAATGGACCCACTGTACAGGCTGTCTCCCTATCCAGGGCGATTTATGACTGGCTCTACAGAATCCTAggcaaaattcatatttttttatatacttgttggcatgattatttaaattttttattattttaattatgtttatagatttatatttttaaatttgatattttttatgtgataatttaaaatttttattattttaattatatttttaaatttatattttttaatcaatttaactttatattttaatgtaaaCTGAGtctaacttattttattttatttttttatatataaaaatataaaaataaaattaattaaaaaatacagattcaaatatgtaatcgaaataataaaaaatttagattgtcacacaaaaaaataaaaattaaactatagaagttaaattgattaaaaaattaaattttaaaatataattaaaataataaaaaattcaaataaacacacaaaaaaatataaaaatatagagacAAACATATGAATTTGACGAAATTAAAAACTCGATCCAAAATCAAGCTAGATgttgatttttaattaaattaaataataaatgttaaatattaattaataaaatattatcatctcatcttatatttaaatttgagaaatcactatttttaaaatttttgttcttcattgtttttttttttttacctatatataataatttataagtaaAGTATGTCAATTAAAGGTTTAAATAACAATTTAAGTTAAGAgtaatttaatctttttat from Diospyros lotus cultivar Yz01 chromosome 6, ASM1463336v1, whole genome shotgun sequence encodes:
- the LOC127805035 gene encoding probable inactive leucine-rich repeat receptor-like protein kinase At3g03770, with product MGFQNWFAGAFLLWVLFVSNTHQLQTSQTQVLLQLRKHLENPFALQIWENYGGDLCNVSSTLHMSIRCHDGSVSELKIMGDKLAKVSEFNGFAVPNQTLSESFSIDSFVTTLTRLTNLRVLSLVSLGIWGPLPDKIHRLSSLELLDMRSNFIFGTIPPQLSRLGKLQSLTLDDNFFTDTVPGWLDSLSNLNVLSLKNNRLKGQFPSSICRILTLTDLALAHNKLSGKLPDLNALTSLHLLDLRENHFDSELPLMPKGLITALLSNNSFSGKIPGEIGKLSQIQHLDLSFNHLSGTPPSALFSLPNINYLNLATNMLGGALPNDLSCAAKLGFVDISANRLRGALPSCLNSSLDDRVVKYGGNCLSTDLQHRHSDSYCREVGIDRKRSKWNKIGVLIGVIGGAILIVLAAIGLVILCRRYRSRETLEQHSLPKVPLETSPAGISSELLANARFISQAAKLGTQGAPAYRLYTLEELEAATDIFNKSMFLGEGSLGKLYKGTLENGTCVTIRSLALFRKYSVRNLKFRLDLLSKLRHPHLVGLLGHCIDDGGGQDETTVNRVFLIYEYVPNGDFRSHLSEDSPDKLLAWPDRLAVLIGIAKAVHFLHAGVIPATFSNRLKTNNILLDEHRIAKLSDYGMSIITEDFEKLEGKGDSQKSWHMTKLEDDVYKFGFIILESLVGPIVSGKGEAFLLNEMTSFSSQDGRRRIVDPIVLTTSTQESLSIVISLTNKCISPESSTRPSFEDVLWNLQYAAQVQAVADADQKSDAASQS